DNA from Triplophysa dalaica isolate WHDGS20190420 chromosome 9, ASM1584641v1, whole genome shotgun sequence:
CATAAACCCGGCCCGGAGGATGTAAGTTAAATTATTTTGACTTTTTGCCCTTCACTCCTCAGAAGTCATTGCAAAGTAATTCAAAGGGATGTAGCAGATGCTGCAGGATCCGATTGATGTGGCAGCAGTAATTATTGCGTTAGTGTGAGATTTTGGATGCTTGGTGTTCTCTGCCAGGAGGTTCTGGAGCGTTTGCAGAAATACAGGGAGGCTTCAGTGTTCCGCCAAGTCGAGAGTCTCCTGAGGGAGTCTTCTAAGAGCCTAGAGATCAGCCACCTCAACACTGACCTGTCACTCAACGACGGTGCTGAGAGCCAAGACCCCGCACCTCTGTGAGcccatactgtatatcatagtCTGACTTTGAACAGCGCTGCCTTTCCCAGTGTTAAATCTGCCTTTCAAAGAGAATTGGCTTATAGTCTCGGATAATAATGATCCTTGGGCCCTGGTTTAGTGGATTATTGTGGTTGCAAAAAAAGattcaacaactttttttataGCACCTATTCCGTCTAATGTAGTAATAATTCAGATGCTGAACTTTTGCTTGTTAACTGTAAGACTatcaacatttctcaaaatgcaattttccaAATCTTGTTTTCTAGATAACTGTAATATACCCATATATAGCATTGTACTCCATATTGCTTgtactgttgttttattgagctgtgtttatgtattgttgtgtttttgtgctatatacaatacagtacatttgATATTGCTGCTATTTTGTGCCTGAATTCCCCCTGCCCCCCCGGGACCAATAAAGTATGTTTATCTGGTGTAATGACAAGGCTTAGAAACGAccagtaaaacattttcatgtttaattaCGTCTCTTTTTAAATCGCTCCTGAGTTGGTGTTCATATTCATGAATCTACAAGGTCACCTTCAGCTGTCCTAAACCCTTAACATAAACTACCCTTCTGGCTGTTTACAgttgtctttaaaaataattaaaagttatGTTTCATGACAGAATAAGCGCGGTTTTGTCCTTGTGTACCACAGCAAGGGTGATATTGTACGgtgatttttaatattatattttaataatttaaaaaaatgaccctTCTCTTAACATCGCATATACTACAGAAAATCTGTAttactattttatatttaaaataatttaaattggtAGTAAAATATGGATAGATTAGATATTCTTTAGACGAAAGGGGGCGCTCAAAACTCCGAGTCCTGTTGCTATGGTTACGCGTACCCAATTCTAAACAAGACTTCCGGGTTTCATTTAGTAAATTCTCCGTAACTTTTTCTGTTCGTTTATCAGCATGACTTTACAAGACAGCGACGATTTCGAAAGGTTTTTGAGGAATGTTGACCAAATAAGTAAGTGCTGTTTGTTTATCTTTGTTCTAACTAACAAAGCCTGTCTGCTACGTTACGCAAGCGACGCGACGCTGTCGAGTCAGCTTCAGTTCACAACATTTACAAGTTCTTGCACTTTAAGATAATAACTAAATTGTAACATTATTGTGTCACAGATGAGCTGGTGAAGGGGTTAAAATCGAGCGATGTGTCTTGTCAGGAGGAAGCTTTGGAAAATGCCGATCAATTAATCGCCTCTCTGGAACTGAAGGAAGCATGTACATCCAAGATCAATAAGAGTGTTACAAACACAAATCCCTCATCTGAAATTAGGCCACTGGTACAAATCACCATTCTATACATATGTGTGAATCATGTTCTTACGCttttgtttagtattttgttgtaaataaagcAATTCCATACATCAGGTGTGGCATTTTGGGGTTAGACCAACTAATAATGAGAATAATATGAATATGTGTAAAATCCAGGTTATGTTTTCTTATCCATCTATTTCCACGTGATGTTATGTTAtgttcttattttattgtttttgtagacCTTCCAGGATGACTCAAGCCAAAATCCAGGTAGGGGTCCACTTGCTCTGTTTTTTCATCCGTCGACAGTTCTCTTTAACTGCTGAATAATTTGGTGTCTAACATAAAACTTGAACGTCTGCCACAGAAGCATTGTAAATCATATATCAACACAACTTCCCTTAATCTTCACTTCTCTTTTATGATAAATGTTACATTGGGTCTTTTCAATCGTCAGAGAACTTCATGAGACTATTAGAAAAAGATGCTGAGGAGAGACGACACAGACGGAAGATGAACGAGGACAAGGCTAATGGTGGGGGCGTGATTCCTGAGAGTGAAAATGAATTTCTGCTTTGGCTGGTTGCGTTCTCCATTGCAACATCTAAGTTTCTCTGTCCCCACTTGACCCGCAGTATTAAGGGAAAAGGGGAATAAGCGTTCGCTCGAGGTGACTACGAAACAGCTGTTAGGTTTTACAGCGAAGGATTGGACCAGCTGCGAGACGTGCAGACGCTCTACACAAATAGAGCTCAGGTGCTTCACATGCTTACCCTTCAGTATTTCAATACAATCTCTGCAACTCTAAATAGCTGAATTGGACGAAAACTGATAGGAGCTACGTCTCTTGTGTTTTTGTCTCATACATTGATCTATTATGTAGGCCTTTATCAAACTGAAGAGATATAAGGAGGCCATAAGTGACTGCGAGTGGGCTTTGAGGGTGAGTACAACAGTGGGAAAGAGGTCAGAGAAATGCCCCCTCATTTTTCAATGTCAGCTATGGAAGAGAGTTCCTGATCTTCTCTTGTTCGGTGAGAACAGCAGATTGCAGTTGAGCGGCGTCCATTGAACTTTGTAGATTCTCTGCATTACAAAATTAGATACATCAAATTAGCGAAGTTTCCCCTGAGCTGTGCCAAAAAGCGTCTCTTTTTAAAAGTCATAAACAAGTATGTATttggttgtttatttatttattgcttggCTTAAATGAAAATCTAATGTACTGAATGCTGCATTTCTTCAaagcaatattttgtttttaatttaactaATGAATATGTAATTTCTTTTCACAGTGCAATGGGAGATGTGTTAAAGCATATGTACACATGGGAAAATCATACTCGGCGCTCAAGAACTTCTCAGAGGTAAGTACCGTTCACTTTAAGTGTATCTTTACAGTACATGTCTTACCTTATACCTTTTCCACTCTctcttttttattgtgtttgttttgtgtcatcCTCAGTCTAAAATATGCTATCAAAAGATTTTAGAGATAGAGCCGCAGCGTGAGACCATGGTCAAAGGTAAGATCTGAAAAGGCTATGAAGATCTCAGAGGCATTGAGAGAGAGTTGCGTCTAcgccgttgactccaatggaaaaaaaattcacagcaatggcggttcatggatgTCCTCAATaaaatagttcccggaagttactagaaACGCATGGCGCTGCGGCTAAACAGACCGATTTTGACAAacttttaaaccatttaaagacGTACGtcatataatgaataaaaaattgaaaaaaataaagcatttaaagagaaaacatataccttcctggaactatctgaatgctccatgaatcacgtgaaaTGCGACTCTCTTTCTTTCAACGTCTCTGGAAGATCTAAAGTAAGAAATGCAAGGTCTAGtataaagcattataaaaaCATGCCTTACAACAAacaatgttaaagggatagttcacctaaaaattctgtcatcgtttattgaccctcttgtcatttgtcAAAAACGTAACCACCGTTGTacgtttaaaaacattcttcaaaatatcttcttttatgttctacataaaaaagaaattcacacaGGGTTCAGATGACAAGAGAgtttataaatgatgacagatttttcatttcttggcgaacagtccctttaaaaacaacatagtAGAGTTAGAAAGCTTTTCGTGTCTGTCTAGATTGATTTCAATAAAGCATCTCCTAATGGTAATAAAATAGTGTTCTCTCATTGTCATGGTTACAGACAATGTCAGATGGTTTAAAACACTTGCTACTTTCACTTCTAACTATACCAGTAGAAAAACAGCATTATGTTCAAACACACTATGCATTTCTATAGATTAATTTCGTATGAAAAATTTAACCTTTATGGATTAATCACCATTGCAATAGCCTATATGGCCCAAGTGGATACAGATGAGAAGGCGGCACTGCAGGAACAGGTGGCTTGGAAAGAGCTTCGGGATGGAACAGAGCAGTACACAGCAATTCCAGATCTGCTGAAAAAGCTCAGCAGACCAAATGAGATCAATCTTTACTACTGCGGTGGACTGGAGCTGCTCTCACGGGCTATTAAAGACTGTAAGTTCACACGATTAATTCTGAGcccttcttttttgtttgtcactgaACCCTAACCTGCAGCAATTTTTGGAACAGTAGACCCAACAAATGCTCATGACACGACGTCGAACTTCAGATTCGTGTGAAATTTGCCTTCGGTTTACTCAGTGTTGTTTCAGCGGGCAGAGTGATATTTCACGGGCTCTGGATCGATAAAGAGAGGAGAGGAGTGAGGAATTTTGCGCGGCGGGCTCATTGATCCTGCTCTATGGTTCATTTGCAGTTCATGATGAGGAAACTAATCCTCATGATCAGCCTCAGAGACAGACGCAGCTCGTATCATGACGCAGGTTCAGAGGCTTTTAGACTCTATTAGTGACCGTTTGCATTACCCTTCAGGTTTTTCTGCATCTGCTGCGTTTTGATTGTGTGTCAATATACAGCACGAACAGATCAGGGCTCAAACCTTtttcaaaaccttttaaagatccaatgtgttattttttggaggatctattgacagaaatgcaatataatatacacaactttgtcttcagaggtgtataaagaccttacgtaatgaagcgttatgtttgtattaccgtggaatgagctatttctatctacatacaccgcaggtccacGTACATGGAATTCACtatgttgtttttttagtaGTCCTAAGTAgaaaaactgctttacagagtgtgtttcataaatatgttatctccttcagcaaagacgcgaaaacatgacgacatcttagttctgtgtcagccgccgtagtgctttgaaGGGGAGGGGAGGGGTGGATCGAGCAATTGGTTGCtgttcacaacctcaccactacaTGTGGTTAAATTTCATAAACTGAACCTTAGGACtgtgtcacaaaataaaattaatatggaTGACTTATTATCAGTTAGTATGATTATTCTCTTCTCTGTaacgatttaaaaaaataaatatatttaaatggaaacattCTCGTTTTGGAAGACAGGTAGCTTTTTTGTTCTCTCTTTAATGACTTTTTCATCATCTTTGAGTGCTTTGAAATGTCAcagaatttctttattttataagaACCAACCTATAAAAGCCTCATTTACTGTAAGTACAGTATCAACAGGTAACCTTAGAAAAAACTTGCTAAATCCAGCTTCAAGGCCAACTTGACCTAATTCATTCCTTCTCTCTCTTGAGTATTTCCTCGTCCTTAAAGCTGTTTGTGTTAAGTGTTTAAAGTAATCTTACAGGTACAGTGTGGCCTCTACACACATTTCTGTATCGCTTAATCTTGAAAGCTCTCCAAGACTGAAAGCTTTCTGGCAGTGTTTGGTACAGGTGAGCTTTCTAAAAGGCTCTTTGTGAACTAATTTCTTGGAATTTCCAAAGAATAAGCACTGTTTTTGTGTAGATAAGGGGACACTTTTTTACCACAAGCTTTTGTTCATTTTCCCCACCCGCTCTTTTGCCCTTGAACCGAAAGGTATTGTGTGTCTGAGTCTGGCGACAGTGGTTCTGTGATGATATATGGCTCTCACTACACATTATCTGCTGTCTCTTACAGGTACCGGGCAGACATTATTCAGATTAAACAATGGCTTCAGTGTCATTAatggaaaaaacattgaaaGGAGGTAAGGTTGCTAAAGAAGTCAACCTGACAGTTTGTGGTCACGGTGTACTTTGAACATTCGGAAATGGCTTATATAACACAGTGTAATGGTGCTTAGAAACTGCGCCAGAAGAAGCTTTGTGCATAGGGCATTAAATATTATACATGATCATGAAGTGTGCATGCTTAGTCTATAAATTTGATGGATTACATCCACAAAATTGATCAAATAACTGTCTCTCCTCTTATCGGTTGTCTTGATCTGTCCcaaaataatgaatacatttgaaaagcAGATATGTGATCTTGGCTCAGCTGTATGATCCTGGTTTGTGTAGGATTTCCCTTTCCATCACCAGAAGTGTCTGTCTGTATTTGACGGTGATTTATAGGCATGTTTTGAAGATTTGCTGTTTGATTAATGGTTTTGCATGGTTGTTGTCTCATCTTTAAACATGTTCATTGACTGCACATGTAGATGAGATACGGTGAGGGACTTCTGTTTATTTATCTTCTGCGTTTAGCTGTCTTTCACAGAATTTAAAAGAACCGTGTGCGGTGGATCTATGCTTGTCTGTCATCAAACTATGGAGGACAGTTTGTGATGGAAACGGTAAGATGACACAAAATAGAGAGAAAGAATAGCAATAGCTTTCGCATATTCCtttgttctttttaaagtgCTTCCCTCTGGACAACTTAAATGTACCGACAGCACTTGATCCGGTTCTGCTTTTTATCCCCTTTTTAAACTAATGAGGATTCGTGAAATTGTCTGCATCCAAGTCGATATCAGTTTATCCTTTTCCTGCCCAATAGCAGTGTAATTGTTATCGCCTCTCACATTAAAAGTCTCTTTAGCGAGTAGTTTGTACCCTTCAGTTATATTCTCATTAACTGCACGGCTAAATCTGCATTTGTCTTCATTAAATCCATTCTGTAACCGTGTTCCTTCTCAGAGCAAAACCAACTGATGCTAATGGAGTGTCCTGATGCAAGAGAATACATTGTCCAGCTGTTGGCATCACCGGTACATGACATACATCGGGAATGCCTGGAATTGCTCAGAATGTACTCACAGACTCGGCACGGACGGGATTTGGTCATCAACAACCTGGATTTATATCGGTACCTATGCATTTTTAGATTGCAAGGGCAAATAGAGGAGGTTAGAATGGTATCATTTTAGATGTAGGGTAGTGATAAAAGTGGATACCCGGAGCATACTTCATTAGTGAAAGATCCATTTATCATAAAGTCCTACTTTGAAGATGCtccatgtttatattgtttaattattaatcagtttaaataaaatattgttctttAAGAATGATCGTTGTGTAGCTTTGCCATAACTTCCAAACAGTATTACAGATTTAATACAGCAAAAAAACGGGTTTGCTTGTAAAAGATTGATAtttccaaaacattaaaatgccaattTCATCTCAGCCTTCTCAGTTGTTTACAAGGCTAGAGGGAGTTTGGTGTTTCTGGTGTCTGTGGAGCATCTCATTAGCTAGCATGTAGAAGGTCTCCTACTGTTaaagcatgttttattaaagttcttttaatgaAGCCTCATAATGAATGCATTCTGTCCCCTGTAGAACGGCAGAGGCCCTGATGGGCCGCATTCGCCGGGATACGAGCTCAGCCTCTGCGCTGGCTGTTCTGGAGAGCTTGGCTGCAGAAAACAAGTACGCACACTTAATACATTTGGCCTTTGCGTATTCCACGTCATTCCAGTTGATGAATATCCGCATCTGAGTCTTAGAAAGGATCCTTTAATGATATCCTGGGCACGACCCACCCGAGAGCCCATTAGATCCCCATACATCATAGTCGCACGTATTAAATCGAGAGCACATTCAAATTCATTCAGCTCAACAGCTCGGGCCTCTTGAGAACGAAACGTGAACACATTTAAGAACAAACAATCCATCACGTTCAACAATCCTCAGTGAGAGAGATCGGCCTCTCGACGTTTCTAGTCGTTCGCCATTTTAAAGACGCAGTAAAAAGCTCACGCTGACCAGAAGATGGGATTGGAAAATCAAGCATCTTTGTGGAcaatagaaaatgaaaatgtaatcgTTTGATAGATAGTCTATGAAAAGTGTCCAGCAGATTCAGTCCCAGTCTCTGGATTCTAGGTAAGGATGGTTAGCCGTGTCTCGAGTCAGCAGTGGGAGATTTGAAACCCCAGCTCTGCTTGGATCACTGCTCACTGCATTATAAAAGGCTTTAGATCTTGCCCCAAAGGCTCCATGTGCACTAAAGCAAGTGGGTTATCTGAGGATTTTAGAAAAAAGGCTGCACAGTAGGGCTTTGTTGTTTAAGAAgttaattattgtttatttatttttttgtctttttcagatttaaaatTCAGTTGAGGGAAAAATTCATAGCCATATTTGCCCTTCCTTTCGAGCATCTGCTGGTGATGTATTACGTGTCTTAAAGCATCAGTGGCTTCTAAAATGATCCACATTTTTGCCAAGTGCTGTTTTTCTCACGCTTACTTAAAACTTCTTAATTTCAGTCAAACATTGGGACGGCCAACCACGAGACGCTAGCCTCCTTAATCTCTGTGATCGGACGTTTGGCTCTCGATGATGTCATTGGAGTTAAGCTGGCCAATCGTTCCGAATTTTGGATATGC
Protein-coding regions in this window:
- the ttc12 gene encoding tetratricopeptide repeat protein 12, whose product is MGKSYSALKNFSESKICYQKILEIEPQRETMVKAYMAQVDTDEKAALQEQVAWKELRDGTEQYTAIPDLLKKLSRPNEINLYYCGGLELLSRAIKDCTGQTLFRLNNGFSVINGKNIERSCLSQNLKEPCAVDLCLSVIKLWRTVCDGNEQNQLMLMECPDAREYIVQLLASPVHDIHRECLELLRMYSQTRHGRDLVINNLDLYRTAEALMGRIRRDTSSASALAVLESLAAENKFKIQLREKFIAIFALPFEHLLSNIGTANHETLASLISVIGRLALDDVIGVKLANRSEFWICFLQTTERQVGCEWRCVLYPFLGLMINVASHPCQVTQDYAVLASSRCLELLSDSQGGIITRAAGLLSVLLPTSRAATQEVVQNGIVKRLLKILKVGGEMSSRYSIKALAVCTASMPQACEELVKLDKRLHTLRKLLGSIDEVVVGNAALCIGHCLGADEAASNLLGTDCVSLLLRHAAGDAKRTAVQQNAAITLGKLCKAEPRHIAKLRELHGLEILHSCVRLIT